AAGAATTGACTTGAGTGAAAAGAAATATGAGGTGGCTGAAGAGCATCTTAAGACCTGTGAAGCAAGAATGGATGAGTTTTTTAACTCACGGTGGAAAAGCACGGACGGTCATGGTTATATCATTTGCCCTTTGGGAAAAGTCATGGACTATTTTATGGCTATGCGCGAGAGGATGAATATGTACAATATGCTCTTTGTGCTCTCAGAAATCAACAACAAGCCTGGAATGGGAATCGAATACCTTAATTCATATTATAGCTCCAGGGATGATTTTTTCAGTTCCACGCTTGGACAGCAGCTTGAACTGATGATGACCGAAGCCGAAGCCGAAAAAACCGAACAGAAAATCCGGATGCTCTCACAGGAAAATGAGTTGAAACAGCTCCGGCTGAACCAGTCATTGCTGGCCTTTGCCGGCGGTGGCGGGTTGATTATTTTTTCAAGCCTGTTTATCCTGATGTTTATTCACCGCAAACGGAGCAAGGCCGAACAGAAATCGGTGCTGATGGAACAACGGTTGCTGCGCGCCCAGATGAACCCTCACTTCCTGTTCAACTCGCTGGCGAGCATCCAGAATTACATCCTCAACGAGCGACCGGATGAAGCCAGCACCTATCTCTCGCGCTTTTCACAATTGGTGAGGGATGTGCTCGACAATTCGGTGGAGGAGTTTGTACTGCTGCGCAACGAGATCAATGCCATCACCAACTACCTCGAACTGCAGAAAGCCCGCTATGAAGACCAGTTTGTTTACAGCCTCGAAGTGGACAATGTGCTTGATGAAGACGGTCTGCTCGTTCCGCCAATGCTGGCACAGCCTTTTATCGAAAACGCCATCGAACACGGGATTAAATACAAGGAGACCACCGGTCATATCAACATCAGGTTCATGGCCGGCGGCGATCTGATCTGGTTTGAGGTGGAAGACGACGGAGTGGGCCGGGAGAAAGCACTTGAGATAGAATCAAAACACAAAACAAAACACCGGTCTATGTCCACATCCATTACCGTTGAGCGGCTGGGTATGCTTGGGAAAAAGTTCAGGAAGAAAATCAAGCTGGAGATCATCGACCTGAAGGACGACCGTGGAATTGCCTGCGGAACAAAGGTTACTTTTAGGATACCGGTGTTAGATAAGTAGCGGGGGACGAAGAGGAGAAGCCTTAAGGCACGAAGGCTTGCCCGACTTTGACGGAGGAAAAGGCGGGGATTGCAGCCCTTTGGCTTTGATTAGTTCATGTTTATTTAAAAAACTTTCATGAAAAGCCTGGTAATCATTTTGGTACTTGTGATCCTTCGGATTCAATCCGCTGGTCAGCTCCATGATCATGCCCATATCGAAAACCCGGACAGCCTGTTGAAGCAAATTCCGGAAGCTTCGACATTGGAAAAAATTTCATTGTTCAACCAACTGGCCGCCCATTATTCCTCCTTTCATTTCGATTCAAGTATGGCCTATAGCAACCAGGCCATGCGTATAGCCATGGTTCAGGGGAGCAGTCAGTTGATTTCGATGATTCACAAAACCATCGGCGATGCTTATTACTACAAAATGGACTTCGGAAATGCCCTGATCTCCTACCTCGCAGCGCTGAAACTGATTGATGAAAAGGCAGAGGGAAAAGCAGCCGGAGATGTTTACCTGCAACTTGGAAATATCAATTTTTTCATCAAACGGACCGAAAAGACCAAAACTTACTACCAAAAAGCACTGGCTTGTTACCAGACGATCGGAGATGAAGATTCGGCTGCTGATGTCTTTGAAGCGCTTTGTGTTGCCCTCGATAACCTGGGGTATGAGCCCATTGATACCGCAATGTATTATGGGTTTAAGCTGCTGGAACATGCCCGGAAAGTGAGCGATCCCTACCGGGAAGCTTTTGCCATGATGATGATTGGCCAGAATTGCATCACTGAGGATATGTCGGGAAAATACGACCCGTACGTAATTCCATACAACGATTCTGCCCTTAAAATTGCTTCTGATCACAGTTTCCATGACCTGATTGCCATCATTAACCTTAACCTTGGCTCGTTTTATTCAATTGATAAAAGTTCGGGAACCTGTGAAAGAAATAAGGACCTTTCCAAATCACGTTTCTATACTTTTCAGGCGATATCTGCCGCAGAGAAATGGGAAAGCAATAATATGCTGGCGCTTTCCTATATTAATCTGGCAAATTTAAGCCTTGATGAAGAAAAATATCAGGAGGCTGAAAAATACCTGGATCAATGTGAAGCTAATCTGAATGACTATTTTGAACATGGCGTTAAGTCAAATATTCAGGTAAGGATTGGCTATTCTTTCAGCAAAATCATAGACTACTATCTGGCGCAACGCACACAAACCGATATTTTTTATGCCAGGCATGCTTTGGCTATGGCAAAACAAGAAATGCAAAAAGCCCTTGATTATCTTCAGTTGTATTACCAGTCGCTCGACACCCTGAATGCCGCGCAACAAAGCAGGCAGTTCGAACTGCTGATGACCGAAGCCGAAGCCGAAAAAACAGAACAGAAAATCCGAACGCTTTCGCAGGAGAATGAGTTGAAACAGCTCCGGCTGAACCAGTCATTGCTGGTCTTTGCCGGCGGTGGCGGTTTGATTATTTTTTCCAGCCTGTTTATCCTGATGTTTATCCACCGCAAACGGAGCAAGGCCGAGCAAAAGTCGGTGCTGATGGAACAACGGCTGCTGCGCGCCCAGATGAACCCTCACTTCCTGTTCAACTCGCTGGCGAGCATCCAGAACTACATCCTCAACGAGAGACCGGATGAAGCCAGTACCTATCTCTCGCGCTTTTCACAATTGGTGAGGGATGTGCTCGACAATTCGGTGGAAGAGTTTGTACTGCTGCGCAACGAGATCAACGCCATCACCAACTACCTCGAACTGCAGAAAGCCCGCTATGAAGATCAGTTTGTTTACAGCCTCGAAGTGGACAATGTGCTTGATGAAGACGGTCTGCTCGTTCCGCCAATGCTGGCACAGCCTTTTATCGAAAATGCCATCGAACACGGGATAAAATACAAGGAGACCACCGGTCATATCAACATCAGGTTCATGGCCGGCGGCGATCTGATCTGGTTTGAGGTGGA
The nucleotide sequence above comes from Bacteroidales bacterium. Encoded proteins:
- a CDS encoding histidine kinase, encoding MKTRAIILCLILLWLMTDGKLSGKPFTQRPDSLRMILAKATSSESIAILNALANWYAPVDFDSSIMYSAQAMRLGTVHGDQVEVGIARLNTGNAYYYQLDFNNALISYLAAAKILEENGARKEAGDVYLQLGNINFFVWNSEKSFINYHKAKECFISAGDEESLTTVFDALSMSMYFLKYPIADSALIYGFRMLENTRKFNNSYKEVYALMQIGMFYEVKNTMEEKQKALSYADSAILLATERNYQGLKTIAYIIYGDYYDGIPPLFEVTDDPAKARHYYTLALENDIADGSSYLQLTILNDLARIDLSEKKYEVAEEHLKTCEARMDEFFNSRWKSTDGHGYIICPLGKVMDYFMAMRERMNMYNMLFVLSEINNKPGMGIEYLNSYYSSRDDFFSSTLGQQLELMMTEAEAEKTEQKIRMLSQENELKQLRLNQSLLAFAGGGGLIIFSSLFILMFIHRKRSKAEQKSVLMEQRLLRAQMNPHFLFNSLASIQNYILNERPDEASTYLSRFSQLVRDVLDNSVEEFVLLRNEINAITNYLELQKARYEDQFVYSLEVDNVLDEDGLLVPPMLAQPFIENAIEHGIKYKETTGHINIRFMAGGDLIWFEVEDDGVGREKALEIESKHKTKHRSMSTSITVERLGMLGKKFRKKIKLEIIDLKDDRGIACGTKVTFRIPVLDK
- a CDS encoding histidine kinase; translated protein: MKSLVIILVLVILRIQSAGQLHDHAHIENPDSLLKQIPEASTLEKISLFNQLAAHYSSFHFDSSMAYSNQAMRIAMVQGSSQLISMIHKTIGDAYYYKMDFGNALISYLAALKLIDEKAEGKAAGDVYLQLGNINFFIKRTEKTKTYYQKALACYQTIGDEDSAADVFEALCVALDNLGYEPIDTAMYYGFKLLEHARKVSDPYREAFAMMMIGQNCITEDMSGKYDPYVIPYNDSALKIASDHSFHDLIAIINLNLGSFYSIDKSSGTCERNKDLSKSRFYTFQAISAAEKWESNNMLALSYINLANLSLDEEKYQEAEKYLDQCEANLNDYFEHGVKSNIQVRIGYSFSKIIDYYLAQRTQTDIFYARHALAMAKQEMQKALDYLQLYYQSLDTLNAAQQSRQFELLMTEAEAEKTEQKIRTLSQENELKQLRLNQSLLVFAGGGGLIIFSSLFILMFIHRKRSKAEQKSVLMEQRLLRAQMNPHFLFNSLASIQNYILNERPDEASTYLSRFSQLVRDVLDNSVEEFVLLRNEINAITNYLELQKARYEDQFVYSLEVDNVLDEDGLLVPPMLAQPFIENAIEHGIKYKETTGHINIRFMAGGDLIWFEVEDDGVGREKAREIESKHKTKHRSMSTSITVERLAMLGKKFKKKIKLEITDLKDDQGNASGTKVTFGIPVVER